One region of Eupeodes corollae chromosome 1, idEupCoro1.1, whole genome shotgun sequence genomic DNA includes:
- the LOC129939901 gene encoding putative mediator of RNA polymerase II transcription subunit 26, giving the protein MGYMEGNLSGMDYSYGGGATHYPLWKPPSGYFPRGEAPPPYEEAVAISQAEALSAQCTVSVATTTHRSLPVGINPADMSSDVVRRGQMAQPQQQHHSQTPSAQIQPPQAQHHQQSITQSTTNLINININSGGNLTTIATGEAHQPPYSCITSVNQPCSTQTPSNCSPALNSIGDVTPVAANNNRLHMPNNSICVQTTAPPLPSSAAIHSAQHQHNYQQAQQHIQFQQRTQQQQLHMQQQQQQQLQQQQHQQQQQQQQQQQQHQQLQQQQQQQQQQQQQKQSQSMQQQSNCIQITECTYKNCHLNSSHRRIQKQHPTQEMIHYVSNASTGVTFQTITSESSESSAMNKADQITSPQYTTAECAGRIQEISTITSSETVAQAQASTLKNTNKTPSTSRRYHRTIPRYFAVVDPLGQSTQQKLISSSGSKQSSSSVTSGSSNSSSANNNIGSKKPTCQCPVQHVPMSYMGTNQINNSQTNNVFLSALSTKLVTSRSSFGTKCMPPNTPTSTTKSPNQNSSNDLSSNGGGSNAGTMKKGSTPLNHQSNLYCQHEAKIATISKQVGDFKTDTPTYETHAILTPYGDEKVHLSSSNKGKISSSSGKVTSSPKVLPESTSLYSTGNLNTVSLNYPEGNPALPPKMYKSQSNLKSPNGSTSSSAALLLMQQQQKSPHHGGGGGNNDQIPTISHQKSQFTKSLPRKEDKNTPPALTLPISGQLSTEKSLSMGKINSSTFYPLQNNHVTYTLPKHTPGKMSLNSTIASVVSKVPSVISIPATEDTNLPRMKSQPQSPNHKAGPVPVNKCTTLPKTLRSAAKKTEATIPTTTVTMPATSTPSSTSTSTSTCNKPKPLDSDKPLPVCTTLKNCLNPKEHFLPNDTSLDDDYLSECENCKIAHSSKYYLDEEPAESPQETMTLQRKMDDKEEQEQAYYRISHTLPTNPKKNPTIKNNSREPWFSTIPASSSSEEEINE; this is encoded by the exons ATGGGTTACATGGAAGGTAATCTCAGTGGAATGGACTATTCTTATGGTGGAGGTGCAACACACTACCCTCTATGGAAACCGCCTAGTGGTTATTTTCCCCGAGGTGAAGCTCCACCTCCTTACGAAGAGGCGGTAGCAATATCACAGGCTGAAGCTCTTAGTGCTCAATGTACTGTGAGTGTAGCCACTACAACTCATCGATCACTGCCGGTTGGTATCAATCCAGCTGATATGTCAAGTGATGTTGTTCGTCGAGGACAAATGGCTCAACCCCAACAACAGCATCATTCTCAAACACCATCAGCCCAAATACAGCCTCCACAAGCCCAGCATCATCAGCAAAGCATAACTCAGAGTACAACAAATTTGattaatatcaatatcaatagcGGTGGTAATCTTACAACAATTGCAACAGGCGAAGCTCATCAGCCACCGTACAG CTGCATAACATCAGTAAACCAACCGTGTTCTACACAAACTCCATCTAACTGCTCCCCGGCTTTGAATAGTATTGGCGATGTAACCCCTGTAGCTGCCAATAACAATCGTCTTCATATGCCCAATAATTCGATTTGTGTGCAAACAACAGCCCCGCCACTTCCAAGTAGTGCAGCGATTCATAGTGCACAGCATCAACACAACTATCAGCAGGCTCAACAGCATATTCAATTCCAGCAACGTACTCAGCAACAACAACTGCATatgcaacaacagcaacaacaacaacttcaacagcaacaacatcagcagcaacaacaacagcaacaacaacagcagcagcatcagcaactacagcagcagcagcaacaacaacaacaacaacagcagcaaaagcAGTCTCAGTCAATGCAACAACAATCGAATTGCATTCAAATAACTGAATGTACCTACAAGAATTGTCACCTTAACAGTTCACATCGTCGTATTCAAAAGCAGCATCCAACACAGGAAATGATTCACTATGTCAGCAATGCTAGCACTGGCGTAACCTTCCAAACGATCACCAGTGAATCATCAGAGTCCAGCGCAATGAACAAGGCGGATCAAATAACATCGCCTCAGTACACAACAGCGGAGTGCGCTGGTCGTATTCAAGAGATAAGCACCATAACGAGCAGTGAGACAGTTGCACAAGCACAAGCGTCAACtctaaaaaataccaacaaaacgCCCTCAACATCTCGACGATACCACCGAACTATACCCCGATACTTTGCTGTGGTCGATCCACTAGGACAATCTACTCAACAAAAGCTGATATCTTCATCTGGTTCAAAGCAATCATCGTCTTCAGTTACAAGTGGAAGCAGTAATAGCAGCAGTGCCAACAACAATATTGGCAGTAAGAAGCCAACTTGTCAATGCCCAGTTCAACACGTGCCCATGTCTTATATGGGAACCAATCAAATAAATAACTCACAGACCAACAATGTGTTTCTCTCGGCTCTGAGTACAAAACTGGTTACAAGCCGTTCTAGTTTTGGAACAAAATGCATGCCACCAAACACACCAACATCAACGACAAAATCTCCCAATCAGAATTCGTCAAACGATCTTTCTTCAAATGGAGGTGGAAGCAATGCTGGTACAATGAAGAAAGGCAGCACACCTTTGAATCATCAATCTAATCTATATTGTCAACATGAAGCTAAAATAGCAACGATTTCAAAACAGGTAGGTGATTTTAAGACCGATACACCCACCTATGAAACACATGCCATTCTCACACCATACGGAGATGAGAAAGTTCATCTGTCATCTTCTAATAAGGGAAAAATCAGTAGTAGTAGCGGTAAAGTAACAAGCTCACCGAAAGTCCTTCCAGAGAGTACATCTTTATACTCAACTGGAAACCTCAACACCGTGTCCTTGAATTATCCAGAGGGAAATCCAGCATTACCAccgaaaatgtataaaagtcaATCGAATCTCAAATCACCCAACGGGTCTACATCTTCATCAGCTGCCCTTTTGTTAatgcagcagcagcaaaaaTCTCCCCATCACGGTGGCGGTGGTGGTAACAATGATCAAATTCCAACAATTTCCCATCAAAAATCCCAATTCACAAAATCACTTCCCCGCAAGGAAGACAAAAACACTCCACCTGCGCTCACTTTACCCATATCGGGTCAGCTGAGCACAGAAAAATCCCTTAGCATGGGAAAAATCAATTCATCTACCTTTTATCCCCTGCAAAACAATCATGTTACCTACACACTCCCAAAACATACACCAGGAAAGATGTCGCTCAATAGTACGATAGCTAGCGTGGTAAGTAAGGTACCTTCAGTGATAAGCATTCCAGCTACTGAGGACACCAATTTACCACGCATGAAATCTCAACCTCAAAGTCCCAATCATAAGGCAGGACCTGTACCTGTAAACAAATGTACCACTTTGCCCAAAACCTTGAGGTCTGCTGCGAAAAAAACTGAAGCAACAATTCCAACCACCACCGTTACAATGCCCGCGACATCTACTCCATCTTCCACATCAACATCAACTTCCACGTGTAATAAACCAAAACCGCTGGATAGCGATAAACCACTGCCGGTTTGCACgacattgaaaaattgtttaaatcccAAAGAACATTTTTTGCCCAACGACACGAGTTTGGATGATGATTATTTGAGTGAATGTGAGAATTGCAAAATCGCACATAGTTCAAAGTATTATTTGGACGAAGAACCAGCAGAGTCACCACAAGAGACAATGACACTGCAACGAAAAATGGACGACAAAGAGGAACAGGAGCAGGCTTACTATAGAATATCACATACACTGCCTACAAATCCAAAAAAGAATCC AACTATCAAAAATAACTCCCGCGAACCATGGTTCTCTACTATTCCGGCCAGTTCATCatcagaagaagaaataaacGAATGA